Proteins encoded in a region of the Strix uralensis isolate ZFMK-TIS-50842 chromosome Z, bStrUra1, whole genome shotgun sequence genome:
- the GCNT4 gene encoding beta-1,3-galactosyl-O-glycosyl-glycoprotein beta-1,6-N-acetylglucosaminyltransferase 4 isoform X1, which yields MKRRKCPNKCPSRRKILILCVTGWLIALLKILHVERHFFPSKGIYLVEHFLSTSSYVRNRYSYLRNEFQYEINCSSIYEQDPHEIGKSLEIRRKEIIDLADEDVIAMTSACHVYHSLRKYHLKPVSPEEESFPVAYSLVVHKDAVMVERLIHSLYSHQNIYCIHYDQKAAKGFKSAMNNLAKCFPNIFIASKLETVDYAHISRLQADLNCLSDLMDSSVPWKYVINLCGQDFPLRSNFELVAELRKLDGGNMLETIKPSSSKRERFTYHYELTKVPYEYMQMPVKTNISKNPPPHDIEVFVGSAYFVLSRAFIQYTLESSLAKDFFEWSRDTYSPDEHFWATLVRVPGVPGEVPRSAQDITDLQSKTRLVKWNYLEDHLYPPCTGTHLRSVCIYGAAELRWLLNYGHWFANKFDSKVDPVLVKCLAEKLAEQQKEYETKTSVSATSRKLEVPSSWTKPRDQHDTK from the exons ATGAAGAGACGCAAGTGTCCCAACAAATGTCCCTCACGACGAAAGATCCTAATCCTGTGTGTTACAGGGTGGCTGATTGCACTGCTGAAGATCCTCCATGTTGAAAGACACTTCTTTCCCTCTAAGGGCATTTATTTGGTTGAGCACTTCTTGAGCACTTCTTCTTATGTTAGAAACAGGTATTCCTACCTTAGAAATGAGTTCCAGTATGAAATTAATTGTTCCTCTATATATGAACAAGATCCCCATGAAATTGGCAAGAGTTTAGAGATAAGAAGAAAAGAGATAATTGATTTAGCTGATGAAGATGTGATAGCAATGACGAGTGCTTGCCATGTGTATCATTCACTTAGGAAATACCACCTAAAACCTGTTTCTCCAGAGGAGGAGAGTTTTCCAGTTGCCTATTCTTTGGTCGTCCACAAAGATGCAGTAATGGTAGAAAGGCTCATACATTCACTGTACAGTCATCAAAATATTTACTGCATTCATTATGACCAAAAAGCAGCGAAAGGTTTCAAATCTGCTATGAACAATCTAGCTAAATGTTTCCCCAATATTTTCATTGCATCAAAACTGGAGACAGTGGACTATGCACATATTTCACGGCTGCAAGCAGATTTAAATTGTTTGTCTGATTTGATGGACTCTTCAGTTCCCTGGAAATACGTCATTAATTTGTGTGGCCAAGATTTTCCTTTGAGGTCAAATTTCGAGTTGGTCGCTGAGCTGAGGAAACTTGATGGAGGAAACATGCTGGAAACTATAAAGCCAAGCAGTAGCAAAAGAGAACGATTTACTTATCACTATGAACTTACGAAGGTGCCTTATGAATACATGCAGATGCCTGTAAAAACCAACATTTCCAAGAATCCACCGCCTCATGATATTGAGGTATTTGTAGGCAGTGCCTATTTTGTTTTAAGCCGAGCATTTATTCAATATACCCTTGAAAGCTCTCTTGCAAAAGATTTTTTCGAGTGGTCAAGGGATACATACTCTCCAGATGAACACTTCTGGGCCACTCTTGTACGTGTTCCTGGGGTCCCTGGGGAAGTTCCAAGGTCGGCCCAGGACATAACAGACCTACAAAGCAAAACTCGTCTGGTGAAATGGAATTATCTTGAAGACCATTTGTATCCTCCCTGCACTGGTACCCACCTTCGCAGTGTCTGCATTTATGGGGCTGCAGAATTAAGATGGCTTCTGAATTACGGGCACTGGTTCGCCAACAAGTTTGACTCCAAAGTAGACCCTGTCCTGGTGAAATGCTTGGCAGAAAAACTGGCAGAACAACAGAAAGA gtaTGAAACAAAGACCTCTGTATCTGCTACCTCAAGAAAACTGGAAGTGCCCAGCTCATGGACTAAACCAAGAGATCAGCATGACACCAAATGA
- the GCNT4 gene encoding beta-1,3-galactosyl-O-glycosyl-glycoprotein beta-1,6-N-acetylglucosaminyltransferase 4 isoform X2 — translation MKRRKCPNKCPSRRKILILCVTGWLIALLKILHVERHFFPSKGIYLVEHFLSTSSYVRNRYSYLRNEFQYEINCSSIYEQDPHEIGKSLEIRRKEIIDLADEDVIAMTSACHVYHSLRKYHLKPVSPEEESFPVAYSLVVHKDAVMVERLIHSLYSHQNIYCIHYDQKAAKGFKSAMNNLAKCFPNIFIASKLETVDYAHISRLQADLNCLSDLMDSSVPWKYVINLCGQDFPLRSNFELVAELRKLDGGNMLETIKPSSSKRERFTYHYELTKVPYEYMQMPVKTNISKNPPPHDIEVFVGSAYFVLSRAFIQYTLESSLAKDFFEWSRDTYSPDEHFWATLVRVPGVPGEVPRSAQDITDLQSKTRLVKWNYLEDHLYPPCTGTHLRSVCIYGAAELRWLLNYGHWFANKFDSKVDPVLVKCLAEKLAEQQKEWVYLSSDKYFLHINSMNASL, via the coding sequence ATGAAGAGACGCAAGTGTCCCAACAAATGTCCCTCACGACGAAAGATCCTAATCCTGTGTGTTACAGGGTGGCTGATTGCACTGCTGAAGATCCTCCATGTTGAAAGACACTTCTTTCCCTCTAAGGGCATTTATTTGGTTGAGCACTTCTTGAGCACTTCTTCTTATGTTAGAAACAGGTATTCCTACCTTAGAAATGAGTTCCAGTATGAAATTAATTGTTCCTCTATATATGAACAAGATCCCCATGAAATTGGCAAGAGTTTAGAGATAAGAAGAAAAGAGATAATTGATTTAGCTGATGAAGATGTGATAGCAATGACGAGTGCTTGCCATGTGTATCATTCACTTAGGAAATACCACCTAAAACCTGTTTCTCCAGAGGAGGAGAGTTTTCCAGTTGCCTATTCTTTGGTCGTCCACAAAGATGCAGTAATGGTAGAAAGGCTCATACATTCACTGTACAGTCATCAAAATATTTACTGCATTCATTATGACCAAAAAGCAGCGAAAGGTTTCAAATCTGCTATGAACAATCTAGCTAAATGTTTCCCCAATATTTTCATTGCATCAAAACTGGAGACAGTGGACTATGCACATATTTCACGGCTGCAAGCAGATTTAAATTGTTTGTCTGATTTGATGGACTCTTCAGTTCCCTGGAAATACGTCATTAATTTGTGTGGCCAAGATTTTCCTTTGAGGTCAAATTTCGAGTTGGTCGCTGAGCTGAGGAAACTTGATGGAGGAAACATGCTGGAAACTATAAAGCCAAGCAGTAGCAAAAGAGAACGATTTACTTATCACTATGAACTTACGAAGGTGCCTTATGAATACATGCAGATGCCTGTAAAAACCAACATTTCCAAGAATCCACCGCCTCATGATATTGAGGTATTTGTAGGCAGTGCCTATTTTGTTTTAAGCCGAGCATTTATTCAATATACCCTTGAAAGCTCTCTTGCAAAAGATTTTTTCGAGTGGTCAAGGGATACATACTCTCCAGATGAACACTTCTGGGCCACTCTTGTACGTGTTCCTGGGGTCCCTGGGGAAGTTCCAAGGTCGGCCCAGGACATAACAGACCTACAAAGCAAAACTCGTCTGGTGAAATGGAATTATCTTGAAGACCATTTGTATCCTCCCTGCACTGGTACCCACCTTCGCAGTGTCTGCATTTATGGGGCTGCAGAATTAAGATGGCTTCTGAATTACGGGCACTGGTTCGCCAACAAGTTTGACTCCAAAGTAGACCCTGTCCTGGTGAAATGCTTGGCAGAAAAACTGGCAGAACAACAGAAAGAGTGGGTATATTTGTCCTCTGATAAATACTTTCTACACATAAATTCTATGAATGCCTCGCTATAG